GTCCGGCTCGAGCAGCTGGAGCACGCCGCCCGTACGGACACCCCCTTCACGACGGGGCTCCTCATCGGGATAGGGGAGTCGCTGGCGGAACGAGCCCAGACGATCGTGGACATCCGCGACGCCGATCGGGGACAGGTCCAGGAGGTCATCGTCCAGAACTTCCGGGCGAAGGCGGACACCCCGATGCGGGGGGCCCCGGACGCCCTCGAGGCGGACATGGTCCGGACGATCGCCGCCTGCCGCCTCGTCTTCCCGCCGCGCGTCGCGGTCCAGGCGCCGCCGAACCTGACGCCCCGCACGTACGGCCGGTACCTCGCCGCCGGCATCGACGACTGGGGCGGTGTGTCGCCGGTCACCCCCGACCACGTGAACCCCGAGATGCCCTGGCCGCGTCTGGACGAGCTCGCCCGGACCTGCGCCGAGCACGGGTTCACGCTCCGGCAGCGGCTCCCGATCCACCCTCGGTACCTGGCCGACGACGCCCTCGAGCGCTGGGTCTCCCCCCGCGTACGGCGGCACGTGCTGGCGGTGGCCGACGCGTCCGGACTCGCGCGCGAGGAGCGCTGGTACGCGGGCGAGGGCTGGACCCCGGTCCGGCGAGCCGCGCAGCCGGTCCCGAGACGGAGAGCTCTCGCGATCGCGTCCAACCGTCCAGCCGCGACCGCCGAGCAGGTCTCGGACGGGGCCGTCTCAGGCGGTTGCGGGGACGCCTCGGGCGCGCCGCCCACGGGGTTCGACGAGATGCTGCCGGACCTCGACGGCCGCACGGTCTTCGACGCGGAGCGGGCCGACCTCGCCGGCGGATGGCTCGCGCCCTACCTCTCGCTGTCCGGGGAGCCGGCGCGGGACGTGGGGGAGCTGATCCGCGCTGCCCGGGCCGGTGACCGGCTGACGCTCGAGGGGGCGGAACGGCTCCTGCGAGCGGAGGGTCCGGACCTGCGTGCGGTGGTGGAGGCCGCCGATGCGCTGCGCAGCGAGGTCTGCGGCGACGAGGTGTCCTACGTCGTGAACCGCAACATCACGTACACCAACACGTGCCACACCGGGTGCGGGTTCTGCGGGTTCGCCCGCCCGGTCGGACACGCCGACGGCTACTACTTCGACCCCGGGCAGGTGGCCCAGAAGGCCAAGGAGGCGTGGGAGCTCGGCGCGACCGAGGTCTGCGTCCAGGGCGGCATCCACCCGGCCAACGACGGCCGCATCTACCTCGAGATCGCCCGAGCCGTGAAGGAGGCCGCCCCCGGCATACACCTGCACGGCTTCTCGCCGCTCGAGGTGGTGGTCGGCGCCCGGACGCTCGGCCTGTCGCTCGACCGCTACGTCCCGATGCTCGCCGAGGCGGGGGTCGACTCGATGCCGGGCACGGCGGCCGAGATCCTGGACGATCGCGTCCGCCCGAAGATCACCCCCGAGAAGCTCACCGCGTCGGACTGGTTCGAGGTGATGCGGGCGGCTCACCGGTCCGGGATACGGTCCACCTCCACCATCATGTTCGGCCACGTCGACGACCCCCGGTCCTGGGCCGTGCACCTGCTCGGCCTGCGCGACCTCCAGGCGGAGACGGGCGGGTTCACCGAGCTCGTCCCGCTCCCGTTCGTCCATCACCGCTCGCCCATCTTCATGCGGGGGGCGTCGCGCGCCGGGCCTACGTGGCGGGAGTGCGTCCGGATGCACGCGGTCTCCCGCCTCCTGCTTCACCCGCTGATCACGAACATCCAGGCGTCCTGGGTGAAGATGGGCGTCGAGGGGGTGGTCGCGATGCTCCACGCCGGCTGCAACGACTTCGGCGGCACCCTGATGGAGGAGCACATCTCACGGATGGCCGGGGCGAGCCACGGGCTCGGCGTCGCCGTGGAGACCATCGAGGAGGCCATATGTTCGGCCGGACGGACGCCGCGCCAGCGCACGACCACGTACGGCCGACCCGAGGTCGGCTACCGGGCCCGGGTCGCGGCCGGAGCCTGACCGCTCGACGCCGAGGTATGTGGCCACGACCTGCGCGAAGCGTCCTATACTTCTGGCTCCAGGCCGCGGCCGGCATCCCGCCCACCCATAACCCGATCCGAGCGAGGCGCGAGCACCCATGAACGGATTCGAGGACGTGATCACGGCTGCCGTCGACCGGCAGCTCTCCGAGCAGCGGGCCCTGCAGGACGTGCTGGTGCGGGTCCAGGAGTCACTCGAGGCGCTCGCCCGGACCGTCGACGAGCAGGCCGACAGACAGGGTCCGGACCTCGGCGGCATCCCCGACGCCGTCCGCGCGCTCAGCGAGGTGATCCGGGAGCGGCTGGAGAGGATCGAGGGCCGGCTGGGCGATCAGCCTGTACCGGACGTCGGGGGAGCGGTGAGGGAGGAGCTGGCCTCGGCCCTCGACCCGCTCGTGGCCGACGTCAGGCAGGCGGCCGAGGCTCACGGGGGGCGACTGGCCGAGATCGAGGAGGCCGTCCGGGCCCTCCGGGAGGATGCGGCGAGCGAGCCCGCCCTGGACGCCCTGCACGTGTCGATCCGGGCCGCCTCCGACGACGTCCAGGCGCTCGCTCAGGCCGTGCTGGACCTCAACGCCGGCCTGCGCGACTGGTCCGGACGGATCGAGGAGCGGGTGGACGACCTGTCGCGGTCGGTGAGCGACACCCTCCGCGACCAGGCGGACGAACAGAGGCGCTGGCAGGACCAGGTCGCCGACACGGTGGTCGCGGCGGTCACCGAGATGGGCGGGATGGTGAAGGAGTCCACCCGCGCCCTCGGGGACCGGCTGGACGGCGTGGAACAGCAGTTGGTCGAGGCGGAGTCGCTCTCCAGCTACCTGCGGGACCAGACGGAGGACCTGGACAAGGTCCTGACCGGGCTGGGCGACGTACCGCAGCGCCTGGAGGGGGCCGTCGCGCAGGCTCTCCGCCGGGCCCTAACCGTGAGGGCGGGGCTCATCGGCGAGGCTGAGAAGGCGCTGGACAAGGTCTTCTCCCCCCTGTCGAGCCGTCTGGACCGGATGATCGCGTCGATGGACGAGGTCGGGTCGGCCATGTCGGACGAGAAGCTCACCGAGGAGGTGAGACGGGTGGCCCAGCGCCAGTCCGAGCTCGACTCCCGTCTGGACGAGATGCAGGACACCGTGCTGACCCAGCTCGAGGAGCTGGCCGAGTCCGTCCAGGCGGCGGTGGAGACGGCGGCCGAGGCGCGGGACGCCGCCGTGGAGGCGAGCGAGACCGCCGCCGCCATCCCGGCCATCCCGAGCGACGGACCGGGGGCCAGCGGCGGGGCCTCCCGAAAGAAGGCGGCTCCGAGGAAGACGGCGAGGACCAAGACGACCGCGAGATCGTCGTCCACGCGGAAGCCGAAGGCCGCCGCGAAGGCCAAGACCAAGACCGCCGCCAAGGCGAAGGCGAAGACGTCGAAGCGGGGGGCGTCGGGCGCGCGCCGCACCCGCAAGGCGGCGGGGAAGACCCGGACCCGCGACTACATCCCCGTCTGATCCATGGATCGACGGGGCGTGCTGGCCGTACTCGTCGCGCACGCGTCGGGGTCGTGGCTGCAGGAGGCCCTCGAGTCGCTCTCGGCCCAGAGCCACGGTGATCTCGAGATCGTCGTCGCCCGCGTCGGGGATCTGGCGGTCCCGAAGCGCTCCGGGGTGCGGGTCCGGGCGCTCCCACCCGGCACCGGCTTCGCGGCCGCGGTGAACGACGCCGTCCGGGCGGCGGGCGGCGACCACCCGTACCTGCTCGTCCTGCACGACGACGTGGTGCTCGAGCCGGACACTGTCTCCCGCCTCGTAGAGGAGGCCGAGCGGTCCCCCGACGCGGTCGCCGTGGGCGCCAAGCTGCTCGAGATGGACCGTCCCCACGTCCTTCAGGAGGTGGGCGGCTCCATCGACCGCTTCGCCGTACGCCACACCGGCATCGACCCGGACGAGGTCGACCACGGTCAGTACGACGACACGAGCGACGTGCTCTACGCGTCCTCGGCCTGCCTGCTCGTCCGTCGCTCCTCCTACGACGAGGTGGGGGGGTTCGACGCGGGCTCGTGGCCGCTCTACGACGACGTCGACCTGTGCTGGAGGCTGCGCCGGGCGGGAGGACGCGTGGTCGTGGCTCCCGCGGCGCGCGCCCGGCACGCGGCCGCCCTCTCGCGGGGGCGGCGCCGGGCGGCCGGGCGAGGGTTCGGTTCGGTCGGGCTCCTGGTCCAGGCCGAACGGGGCCGTCTCAGGTTCATGCTCAAGAACTACGCGGCCGTCTCCCTCGCGGTGATCCTGCCGCAGTACCTGCTCATCTCGCTCTGGCGGCTCGGGGTGGCCGTCGTGAGACGGGAGTTCTGGCGCGTTCGCACCTCCTTCGCCGCCTGGGCCCGTATCGCCGGCGAGCTGGGCCGCATCCGGGAAGCGCGCAGGTCCCCAGGCCCTCACCGGGTCGACGATCAGGAGCTGCTGCAGCTCGCCTCCCGGCGGGCCGTGCTCGCCCGGCGCGCGGAGAGGGTCGGGACGGTGAGCCGGTTCGCCGAAGGATGGGCGGCCGTCGAGCAGCGCGTGACATCCCGACTGAGGGACCCGGCCACATGGGCGGCGGTCGCCGCATCGGCCGTCGTGCTGCTCGTGATGGGGGATGTCCTGTGGGGAGGGACCTTCACGCTGGGCGAGGTGCGGCCGTTCCCGCGCCTGGCCGAGGCGCTGCGGTCCTACGCCGCGAGCTGGCACCCCGGACGGCTCGACCCTGCGGCACCGGCCGCCCCCGGCATCCTGATCCTCGGCGCGCTCAGATCCGTGGTCAGGTCGCGCGCTCTCGCCGAGAAGGTCCTCCTGATGGCGCCGCTGATCGTCGCGGCCGGCGGGGGAGCGAGGCTGAGCCGCGTCATGGGGGTGGAGGAGAGCGGACGTCGGTGGTTGGCCGTCCTCACGGCGGTGAACCCGGTCACGCTGCTGCTCCTGCGCGACGGGCTCGTCGGTCCCCTGGTGCTCTGGGCGGCCACGCCCTGGTTCGTCGCGGCGTTCCTCAACCCCCCCCACGCCGAGGCCGGCGGACGCATGGACGAGATCAGGTGGCGGTCCCGGTGGGCGCTCGGCGCGGCCGCGGTCACCGCTCTTCACCCTCCGACGCTCCCCTGGCTCCTGCTCGTGTTCGGCGCGATCGTGCTCGCCCGGTCGGAGGACGGGCTCAACCCGCGCCGCCTCCAGCTCCTGGCCACCGCGGTGGCGGGCGCCTTCCTCCTCTGCCTCCCGTGGTCTCTGCAATGGTTCACGCAGCACACCCCGCTGCTGGGCTGGCCCTCCGACGTCCTCGGCGCCGGCCGGGTCGGCCTGGCCGAGGCGACGTTCGGTATCGGGTGGCCCCTCCTGGCCTGGCTGGCCGTGGCCCTGGTCATGTCGGTGCTCGTCGGGCCGACCCGGACCACGGTCTCGCTGATCCTGCTGCTCGCGGTGGTCTGGCTGGGGGGCTCGATCCGGGTCATCCCGCGCCCGAGCGCGGCCGCCGCGGTGGGGTGGTGCGTCGTGCTCCTGCTCGCCTTCGTGGCGAGGCGCGTCCGCGACGAGATCGGCCGATACGAGCTCGGGTGGCGTCAAGGGGTGGTGGTGCTCAGCATCCTGCTCGTCGGGAGCGCGTGGGCGGGGGCCGCCGTGGGCGCGGTCTCCGATGGCGCGGATGCGCAGCACGTCCGGATCCTCCCCCCGGGCGACCGGGAGGGACGGGTCCTGTGGCTGTGGCCGGCATCGGAGACCACCGTGGCCTGGGTCACCGACGGCTTCCGGACCGAGATGACGTCGTACCCGGCCGAGTCCGGACCGGAGCTGAGGCTGCTCCGGGCGGCGGTGGACGCGGCCGAGCGCGGACGGACCCACCGGGCCGGGTCGGTCCTGGCGCTGGGAGACGTGTCCCACGTCGTCGTGCTCGGCGGCCCGGCTCCCCTCTCGAAGCTCGGACAGCAGGCGGACCTCGTGCTGACCGAGAGCCAGCAGGGCGGCCGCGTGTACGACAACGAGGCCTGGATGGGTCCAGCC
This sequence is a window from Actinomycetota bacterium. Protein-coding genes within it:
- a CDS encoding bifunctional FO biosynthesis protein CofGH produces the protein MDRTVRKALSRSAAGEPLLVSHVAALLSCSDDDLASVLDRARAVRDDALALRGLPRVVTYSRKVFIPLTRLCRYRCSYCTFVETRVRPGAEYLSDEEILAIAREGRRWGCTEALFTLGEAPELRHPEAREHLLDRGFGSTVDLLVHAADLVLTQTGLLPHVNPGAVTREEMARLRDVAPSQGLMMEQLSDRLLLPGQAHAGAAGKARAVRLEQLEHAARTDTPFTTGLLIGIGESLAERAQTIVDIRDADRGQVQEVIVQNFRAKADTPMRGAPDALEADMVRTIAACRLVFPPRVAVQAPPNLTPRTYGRYLAAGIDDWGGVSPVTPDHVNPEMPWPRLDELARTCAEHGFTLRQRLPIHPRYLADDALERWVSPRVRRHVLAVADASGLAREERWYAGEGWTPVRRAAQPVPRRRALAIASNRPAATAEQVSDGAVSGGCGDASGAPPTGFDEMLPDLDGRTVFDAERADLAGGWLAPYLSLSGEPARDVGELIRAARAGDRLTLEGAERLLRAEGPDLRAVVEAADALRSEVCGDEVSYVVNRNITYTNTCHTGCGFCGFARPVGHADGYYFDPGQVAQKAKEAWELGATEVCVQGGIHPANDGRIYLEIARAVKEAAPGIHLHGFSPLEVVVGARTLGLSLDRYVPMLAEAGVDSMPGTAAEILDDRVRPKITPEKLTASDWFEVMRAAHRSGIRSTSTIMFGHVDDPRSWAVHLLGLRDLQAETGGFTELVPLPFVHHRSPIFMRGASRAGPTWRECVRMHAVSRLLLHPLITNIQASWVKMGVEGVVAMLHAGCNDFGGTLMEEHISRMAGASHGLGVAVETIEEAICSAGRTPRQRTTTYGRPEVGYRARVAAGA
- a CDS encoding DUF5719 family protein; amino-acid sequence: MDRRGVLAVLVAHASGSWLQEALESLSAQSHGDLEIVVARVGDLAVPKRSGVRVRALPPGTGFAAAVNDAVRAAGGDHPYLLVLHDDVVLEPDTVSRLVEEAERSPDAVAVGAKLLEMDRPHVLQEVGGSIDRFAVRHTGIDPDEVDHGQYDDTSDVLYASSACLLVRRSSYDEVGGFDAGSWPLYDDVDLCWRLRRAGGRVVVAPAARARHAAALSRGRRRAAGRGFGSVGLLVQAERGRLRFMLKNYAAVSLAVILPQYLLISLWRLGVAVVRREFWRVRTSFAAWARIAGELGRIREARRSPGPHRVDDQELLQLASRRAVLARRAERVGTVSRFAEGWAAVEQRVTSRLRDPATWAAVAASAVVLLVMGDVLWGGTFTLGEVRPFPRLAEALRSYAASWHPGRLDPAAPAAPGILILGALRSVVRSRALAEKVLLMAPLIVAAGGGARLSRVMGVEESGRRWLAVLTAVNPVTLLLLRDGLVGPLVLWAATPWFVAAFLNPPHAEAGGRMDEIRWRSRWALGAAAVTALHPPTLPWLLLVFGAIVLARSEDGLNPRRLQLLATAVAGAFLLCLPWSLQWFTQHTPLLGWPSDVLGAGRVGLAEATFGIGWPLLAWLAVALVMSVLVGPTRTTVSLILLLAVVWLGGSIRVIPRPSAAAAVGWCVVLLLAFVARRVRDEIGRYELGWRQGVVVLSILLVGSAWAGAAVGAVSDGADAQHVRILPPGDREGRVLWLWPASETTVAWVTDGFRTEMTSYPAESGPELRLLRAAVDAAERGRTHRAGSVLALGDVSHVVVLGGPAPLSKLGQQADLVLTESQQGGRVYDNEAWMGPAMRLVRPPRQALSAEGLAALVEAPARVPATPRGRGLNLRVEEPGDGVLYLAGGLRRGWTIDGERARPVAAGVWVEAEGVSGPVRATPPMGWTRIVLAVQALAFAVVAGAWVLSLYLAGPGTGPVPIRRLELRLLSLRSGLALVPVLAAAGAGVVAWSGLAAAVPDQFLSTAWFCPPAARGATQQLAIVNPGSGPARFLVRPALAAPATESAVLPAGARRTIDLDPPQGAVVEAYGRDLAVATVAVDGARSATTVCASDVERTVVFAEGGRGATRARERLTETYVLYNPFPEPARAAVRFYTPDETISPPALQDVTVEPGGTATVDPETQLEPQNDLSVEVTVWQGRALVSRRLSTPIEVNWSLGTIPSPSGAFPRVSTLEASSQIVVVNPRDRAGEVVLTLVGEQGSLPRATFEVEPRSRTTYDLAGPAPDHEQLLVQVRAAPPMAMEAVVVPQQRTDRSILALQQPRAGWVVPAAEGRTLLLGNPGTRPVRVALRRLGPGPALRPVTVPPARIVAVDLRADPGPFGVALGASGGPVTAAVVGGQGAAPALPR